The following proteins are encoded in a genomic region of Herminiimonas arsenicoxydans:
- a CDS encoding putative N-acetylglucosaminyldiphosphoundecaprenol N-acetyl-beta-D-mannosaminyltransferase (Evidence 3 : Function proposed based on presence of conserved amino acid motif, structural feature or limited homology; Product type pe : putative enzyme): MEQAMVKITDAARSHQRCFFSTPNLNFAVASLDGGEFRDSVIRSDLSVADGMPLVWIAKLLGLPITERVAGSTLFEALRHRPVKVLLVYFFGGPDGVAEIAAKKLNTTASGLICVGHKSPGFASVEEMSSDAVIDDINDSKADFLVVALGAKKGQAWIEHNLPRLQVPVVSHLGAVVNFVAGTVKRAPAWIGRLGGEWLWRIKEEPALWKRYFNDGTSLLKLMTLHVIPCAVAMRLHKRDNTAMANARVSLAVQGSDCIIAASGAWEEGNLGALREVFASATARPFHIRLDFTDVTYIDSACMALLMLLFGHQSKIGYEFSISNVQPAVQRLLHLFCADYLITSGRAEQNKPVKMAVR, encoded by the coding sequence ATGGAGCAGGCGATGGTAAAAATTACCGATGCAGCACGCAGCCACCAGCGCTGCTTCTTTTCCACACCGAATCTGAACTTTGCCGTTGCCAGCCTGGATGGCGGCGAGTTTCGCGATTCTGTCATACGCAGTGATTTGTCGGTGGCCGATGGCATGCCCCTGGTCTGGATTGCCAAATTGCTGGGATTGCCGATCACGGAGCGCGTTGCCGGCTCGACCTTGTTCGAGGCTTTGCGTCATCGACCGGTAAAAGTATTGCTGGTGTATTTCTTCGGCGGGCCGGATGGTGTCGCCGAGATTGCGGCCAAAAAATTGAATACGACTGCATCCGGTTTGATTTGCGTAGGACACAAGTCGCCGGGTTTTGCCAGTGTAGAAGAGATGAGTAGCGACGCTGTCATTGACGATATCAATGACAGCAAGGCGGATTTTCTGGTGGTGGCGCTGGGCGCAAAAAAAGGTCAGGCATGGATAGAACATAATCTGCCGCGACTTCAGGTGCCAGTCGTCAGTCATTTGGGCGCAGTCGTGAATTTTGTCGCAGGTACGGTCAAGCGCGCACCGGCATGGATAGGTCGGCTGGGTGGTGAATGGCTATGGCGGATCAAGGAAGAGCCGGCATTGTGGAAGCGCTACTTCAATGATGGAACAAGCTTACTCAAGCTGATGACGCTGCATGTGATTCCGTGCGCAGTGGCCATGCGTTTGCATAAGCGAGACAACACTGCGATGGCCAATGCGCGTGTATCGCTGGCAGTGCAGGGAAGCGATTGCATCATTGCGGCAAGCGGGGCATGGGAAGAAGGCAACCTGGGAGCCCTGCGCGAGGTATTTGCCAGCGCGACTGCAAGACCATTTCATATCCGGCTCGACTTCACTGACGTGACCTACATCGACAGCGCCTGCATGGCGCTGCTGATGCTGCTGTTTGGACATCAATCGAAAATCGGCTATGAATTTTCCATATCCAATGTGCAGCCTGCAGTACAACGTTTACTGCATTTGTTCTGTGCCGATTATCTGATCACGAGTGGTCGTGCCGAACAGAACAAGCCTGTAAAGATGGCCGTGCGTTGA
- the epsO gene encoding glycosyl transferase family 2 (Evidence 2b : Function of strongly homologous gene; PubMedId : 12624205; Product type e : enzyme) yields the protein MVSLLHIALIIVLALAVIPVAVLLVQALAALKQTRVMAIATHWRPSVAVLVPAHNEAQGIAATIASIREQLRDGDRILVVADNCSDDTVAVALAAGAPVLERSNLEQRGKGYALDYGVRHLAHSPPEVVIMIDADCRLLEGAVDRLACLAMTAQRPVQGLDLMQARKNSHLKMRIAEFAWIVKNHVRPLGFLRLGLPCQLMGTGMAFPWSLIEKAGLANGNLAEDMQLGIEMARKNAAPIFCPDACVISYFPVGEEAARLQRTRWEHGHMSMILHDGLPLLIQGLRRSDRMLIALALDMCVPPVALLTLLTFALFIVAAAAYFMFAWIAPLILAACSLSGLMLAVLLAWRRFGRYVLSLKDLFSTVTYVFWKLPLYLKFFVSRQVEWVRAKRDAD from the coding sequence ATGGTGAGCTTGCTACATATCGCATTGATCATCGTGCTGGCATTGGCGGTCATACCTGTTGCGGTATTGCTGGTGCAGGCTTTGGCGGCGTTAAAACAGACGCGTGTAATGGCTATTGCCACTCATTGGCGACCCAGCGTTGCCGTCTTGGTGCCGGCACATAATGAAGCGCAAGGTATTGCCGCCACGATTGCTTCGATACGCGAACAATTGCGTGACGGCGATCGCATTCTTGTGGTTGCAGATAATTGCTCGGACGATACGGTCGCCGTAGCGCTTGCGGCCGGTGCACCTGTGCTGGAACGCAGCAATCTGGAGCAGCGCGGCAAGGGTTATGCATTGGATTATGGCGTGCGGCACCTTGCACACAGCCCACCGGAAGTCGTGATCATGATCGATGCCGATTGTCGTTTGCTGGAAGGAGCTGTAGACAGACTCGCGTGCCTGGCGATGACCGCGCAAAGGCCGGTGCAGGGGCTGGATCTGATGCAGGCCAGGAAAAATTCCCACCTGAAAATGCGGATTGCCGAGTTCGCATGGATAGTCAAAAACCATGTACGACCATTGGGTTTTCTCAGGTTGGGTTTGCCGTGCCAGTTAATGGGAACCGGTATGGCGTTTCCGTGGAGCTTGATAGAAAAGGCCGGCCTGGCGAATGGCAATCTGGCGGAAGACATGCAACTGGGAATAGAAATGGCGCGCAAGAATGCGGCCCCTATTTTTTGTCCTGATGCTTGCGTGATCAGTTATTTTCCGGTTGGTGAAGAAGCGGCGCGCTTGCAAAGAACCCGTTGGGAGCACGGGCACATGAGCATGATTCTGCACGACGGTTTGCCTTTGCTGATTCAAGGCCTGCGGCGGAGCGATCGCATGTTGATCGCGCTGGCACTGGATATGTGCGTGCCGCCTGTAGCCTTGTTGACGCTGCTTACCTTCGCGTTATTCATCGTTGCTGCCGCTGCGTATTTCATGTTCGCCTGGATCGCGCCACTGATACTGGCTGCTTGCAGTCTGTCGGGATTGATGCTGGCGGTCTTGCTCGCATGGCGGCGCTTCGGTCGGTATGTGCTCAGTCTTAAGGATCTGTTTTCCACAGTGACCTATGTGTTCTGGAAGCTGCCTTTGTATCTGAAGTTCTTTGTCAGCCGTCAGGTCGAATGGGTGAGGGCCAAACGCGATGCAGACTAA